Part of the Gemmatimonadota bacterium genome, CGCAGTACGTTTCGCGCGATGGGGTTGAACAGCCCTTTTTTGCGGGGATGTCGGGTATTTTTGGGCATGGGAATGTGGCGGGGATTGGTCAGGCACTGCATGAGTATTGCGATGAGTTTCGGTATTATCAGACGCGCAATGAACAGGCGATGGTGCATACGGCTGCGGCTTATGCCAAGATGAAGAATCGGTTGGGTACGCTGGCGTGTACGACGTCGATTGGACCGGGGGCGACGAATATGGTGACGGGCGCGGCAACGGCGACGATTAATCGTTTGCCGGTGTTGCTGCTGCCGGGTGATATTTTTGCGCGGCGAAATGTGGCACCTGTGTTGCAGCAGTTGGAGTCCAATGCGTCACAGGATATTTCTGTGAATGATTGTTTTAAGCCGGTGTCGCGGTACTGGGATCGGTTGAATCGGGCAGATCAAGCGGTTTTGGCATTGCCCGAGGCGATGCGGGTTTTGACTTCGCCTGTTGAGACGGGTGCTGTGACGCTGTGTTGTCCGCAGGATACGCAGACAGAGGCGTTTGATTATCCCGAAGCGTTGTTTGAAAGACGGGTGTGGGTGGTGCCGCGCAACCGGCCAGATCGCGATCTGGTGTCAAAAGCAGCGGCGTGGATCAGGGAGAGTGTGCAACCTGTGGTGATTGCGGGCGGGGGAGTGTTGTACAGCGAGGCGACAGATGCGCTGGCGGCATTTGTCGAGCAGACGGGCATTCCGGTGGGTGAGACACAGGCGGGCAAGGGGTCGCTTAATTACGACCACGCCAATAATTTGGGTGCGGTGGGTGTGACGGGTACACCGGGGGCGAATATTGTCGTGCGGGAAGCGGATCTGGTGATCGCAATTGGCACGCGGTTGAGCGATTTTACGACGGCTTCAAAGACGGCGTTTCAAAATCCAAATGTGAAATTTATCGCGATTAATGTGGCGGAATTTGACGCTGCTAAGCACGGGGCATTGCCGCTGGTGGGCGATGCGCGGGTGGTGTTGGAAGAATTGACAGAAGCGGTGCAGGGGTATCGCGTGTCGGGGGATTTGACACAGCGGGTTGTCGCATTTCGGGAGGCGTGGGAGGCTGAGGTGGATCGCATTTACAATTTGGGTCATCGGCCCGTTTTGAGCCAGGGTGAAGTGATTGGCGCAGTGAATGAAGGTTCGGCGCCTGAGGATGTCATGATTTGTGCGGCGGGCAGTATGCCGGGCGATCTCCACAAGTTGTGGCGAACGCGCAATCCCAAGGGATACCACCTCGAGTATGGATATTCGTGCATGGGATACGAGATTGCCGGGGGGTTGGGTATTAAGATGGCCGATCCCTCTCGGGAGGTGTATGTGATGGTTGGGGATGGGTCGTATTTGATGATGGCGCAGGAGATTGCGACGGCGGTGCAGGAGGGGATTAAGCTGAATATTGTGTTGCTGGATAATCACGGTTTTGCGAGTATCGGGGGGTTGTCGGATGCTGTGGGCGCGCATGAGTTTGGGACAGAGTACAGGATGCGCGATGAGCGGACCGGGCAATTGGATGGCGAAAATGTGCCGACCGATTTGGCGACAAATGCCGAGAGTTTGGGAGCTTATGTGTTGCGCCCCGAAGGCAAAGAAGGGCTGATGAAGGCGATTGCAGAGGCGCGGACTATAGATCGCACGACGGTGATTGCGGTGGAGGTAGATCGCGAGGTGCGCGTGCCGGGCTACGAGAGCTGGTGGGATGTGCCGGTTGCCGAGGTTTCAACAGTGGAAGAGGTGCAGAAGGCGAGAGAGGAGTTTGAGGTGATGGTGAAGAAGGAACGGTATTTCTTGTAAACGAATAGACGAATGGCGATACACACAGATTTTGGGAGGATGGGCGGGGTTCGTTGATTCGTTGATTCGTTGATTCGTTGATGAACTGGCCTGAGAGGCGGCCAGTTGTACACCATTCCGCGGAGGTGCATTATGAATATTCCCCCATCTGAACATTTTACGCCTGTTTCGCTGGTAGAAAATTACAATGTGGATCGCGTGCAATTGGATGGGTTTGGTGGCGAAGATTTGGGTGCGATGTATGGTAGGCAATCTGTTCTGGGTCTGCCATTTGATCTGGGTGCGCCAGGCGAACCGAATGGTATATTGCTCGACCGCGATGCTGTGCGCGTTGATATGGACGGTGTGAAGGCGAGCTATGTGGTGTTTTTGCACGGGGTCGAGAATCGCGTGAGTAATTATCAGGAGGGGCTGGCCGATTTTGCTATGGATGGCAATGAACTCGGCGATCACGTGTCGGATTACGTGCTGGAATATGCAGATGGCGAGTCCGAAGAGACGCGCATTTTGCGCCGGTTTGCGATTCAACAGTCCCGTATTGGGTGGGGGGCAAGTGCGTTTGCAGCGATGCCTGCGGCGAAACCCGGTGTTGTGATGGGGGCTACGGATGAACACGGTCTGGGACGGCGCTCTGCATCGGCTTATGGTCGCGCAGAGACGCGGCACAGTTCGGGTCGAGATGGCGGGCGCATAAAACTGTGGGTTTATGCGCTGCCCAATCCCAATCCGGAGAAACCCATTGAGCATCTGACACTGGTCCCCAGGAACGAGCGGTCGCTGGTTCTGGGGATCACTCATACACAGGTCGCCGATCATCCGCTGCGACCGGGTGTACGCCAAAAATTGAAGTTGGCATTGCCCGAGGGCGCGCAGTTGAACGGGAATGGTGAGCTTGAGGATATCGATATTGATCTGGGCGTGGTGATGTCTGCGCGGGCGGTGTTGGATTACGATGCGGAACGCTGGTTGAGCACGGAGGTGGATGTGCAGCCCGAGCGGTCTTCTTCTGAGGTGGTTGTCGAGTATATCGCACACCCGCAGGGGAAGCTTTATGTGGAGGGGGATGGGGAGGCGCAGGCTTACGATCTGGCAGATGCGAGGGAGATTGTCGAAGTGCAGCCCGCGCTTCGTCCGGTCGCAATTCGGGTGGTGGAGAAAGGGACAGAGACGCCGGTTGCTGTACGGTTGCACATGCACGGCGAGGCCGGGGAGTATTTGCCACCGAAGGGGTATCATCGCAAGGTTAATCCACACTGGTTTGAAGACAATTACGGCGAGCACGTCAATGGGTTGAATCAGTATTGTTATATTCCGGGGGAATGCGTGGCAGACTTGCCTCTGGGCGATGTGTATGTCGATATCCAGAAGGGATATGAGATTGCGCCAATCCGCGAGAAGTTCGCGGTTGGTCCCGATACTGATGTTGTTACGTTTGAGATTGATCGCGTGCTCAAGTGGCGAGAAAAGGGGTGGGTGACTGCCGATACGCATGTGCATTTTTTGAGTCCGCAAACAGCGCTTCTGGAAGGTGAGGGCGAGGGTGTGAATGTGGTGAATTTGCTGGCGAGCCAGTGGGGGGAAATGTTCAGCAATGTGTCGGATTTTGATGGGAAGACGACTTTTGGCGCGCGAGATTTTGGTGGGGATGGCGAGTTTCTCGTGCGCGTTGGGACTGAGAATCGCATGCAGGTTCTGGGACATATTTCGCTGCTGGGCTATTCGGGGCTTATGATTCATCCGCTGTGTTCGGGGGGACCGTCGGAATCCGCGCTGGGAGATGCGCAGGAAGTCACGATGGCGGAGTGGGCGCAGCAGTGTATTGATCAGGGTGGTCTGGTGGTGATGCCGCACGGCCCAAATCCACAGTGCGAACGCGCCGCAGATATTGTGCTGGGTCTGATCCACGCGATGGAGATGATGACGTTTAATCCGCACAATGCGCAGATCAATCCCTATGGGATTGCCGATTGGTATCGCTATTTGAATTTGGGGTACCACATTCCGGTTGTGGGCGGTTCGGATAAGATGGCGGCTGCGTCGCAACTCGGCGGGGTGCGTACTTATACGCATTTGGGAGATCGCGAGTTTAGCTATGAAAACTGGATGGCGGAGACAAAGGCGGGTCATACGTTTGTGACGGTGGGACCGCTTGCAGAGATTCAGGTGGAAGGAATGGCTCCCGGTTCACGGGTGGCGTTGCCTTCCTCTGGCGGGACGGTCAATGTGACGTGGGAGGTGGCGTCGGTGCGTTTGCCGATTGATCAGGTCGAGATCGTTGTGGGCGGGCTGACGTATGAGCAGGTGAATGTGGATAAGGGGCTTTCGGCGTCGGGGAGTGCAGAGGTACGGGTGGAGGATTCGACGTGGATTGCACTGCGTGTGCGCGGGAGTTATAAGGGACAACACGGCGAGATTGCCGCACACACGAGTGCTGTACAGGTGGTTGTGGAGGGGAGACCAATTTTTTCACAGGCGGATGCTACGACGGTTTTAGAACAGATCGAAGGGGCAATTGCCTATCTGGATACGCTCGCTCCGCGATCCGAGGCGAGGCGTCTGAAACAGATGCGCGCCACGCTGGAGGCCGCACACAATCGCTTGCACCAGCAGATGCACAAGCACGGTATTTATCACGATCATACGCCCCTGCACGATCACGGGCATGGACATGAGCATTAGAAAGGTTTTTTTTATGAGTGAGAAATTTTCGTTTCGCCCTGTACGCAAGCCCAATGTAATCTGGGTTTTTGGCGATCAGCACCGCGCACACGCATTGAGCTATCGGGGCGATCCCAATGTGTTTACGCCGAATATCGACAATCTCGCGCGAGAGGGCATGCGTTTTGACTGTGCGGTTTCCGGTGCGCCGTGGTGCTCGCCTTTTCGCGGCGCGCTAATGACGGGTACTTATCCGCATCAGAATGGGGTGACGCAGACGCCATCTCCGCTGGATCCGGCGATTCCGACTATTGCTATGCCGTTTAATGATGCGGGGTATCACACGGCTTATGTGGGCAAGTGGCATTTGGACGGGTCCAATGCGCGGGAGAACTGTGTTCCTCCCGAGCGCAGGGGGAATTTTCAGTACTGGATGGGGTATGAGAACAATAACAATCAGAACGAGTGCTATGTTTATGGCTCGGAGGGCGAAACGCCCCGGCGTTTGGACGGATATGAAACCGATAGCTTGACGACCTTGTTTTTAGATCATCTCGCGGATCATGTGGGTGGTGAAGAAGACTATCAGCCGTTTTTTGCCGTGCTTTCAGTGCAGCCGCCGCACAATCCCTTTGTGCCGCCTACAAATCCGGAGCGCGGTGCGCCCCGGATTCATCCGTCGGATATTCAGCTTCGACGCAATGTACCGGTTGTCCCCCGGATCCGCGAGCGGGCAACCCTGGATCACGCGGGTTATTACGCGATGGTGGAGAATCTGGATTACAATGTGGGGCGGATTCGCATGGCGCTCAAAGATATGGGTGTTGATCGGGAGACTTATGTGATTTTCTTTTCCGATCACGGCGATATGCTGTGGAGCCACGCGCAGACGGGCAAATCATCGCCGTGGGAAGAGTCGATCCGCATTCCGTTTATTATCGGCAAGGTGGGGGGAGGTGCTAATATGAATACGGGATCTACCGATGCGGTGATCAATCACGTCGATATTGCACCTACGACGCTGGGGCTTTGCGGTATTCCCGTTCCCGAGGGCATGGTCGGACACGATTATTCTGGTCACTGTATTTCCAGCAATGCCGCCGAGTTCAAGGGAAAACCGGATAGAGGTTCAGAACCCGATTCGGCGTATTTGCAGCAGATTCCCCGAAAGATGCATTCGCACACTGTGAACAAGGCGTGGCGGGCTGTGGTGATGCGAGATGGGTGGAAATACGCGTGTACGCCAAGTAATGATTGGTTGCTTTTCAACACGGCGGATGATCCGTATGAGCAGGCGAATTACGTTTATAACAGGGCGTTTCAGAAGGAGAAGGAGAGATGCCACGAGCGTCTCGCACAGTGGATTGAAGATACGGGCGATGATTTTGAGTTGCCAGATATTCGGCTCGAGTAGAGCGCGTACATTGGGTTTTGAAACCAGTTTTTTCTTGCGGCGTATAATGAGACCGCATAGATTGATAGGCTGTTGTTTTGGGAGAGGTTTACTGTGATGTATTGACAATGGTGATGCCGATGCCCACGAGTGCGAGGCTGAGGAGAATGGCGGGTGAGATGGGGTCGCCGAGGAGAAGGTTGCTGACGACGACGCCGACAATTGGGGTGATGAATCCAAATACAGAGAGGCGGCTGGCCGAATAGCGTTTTAGCAGGCTGGTGAGGAGGATAAAGCAGAATCCCGCGACGACGAGACCCTGATAGAGAACGGCACTCAGGACGCGGATATCGAGTTGAATGGTCTGTGTTTCAAATAGTGCGCTGAGTAAAAAAAAGATGGGTACGCTGGGGGCGGATTGCCAGATCAAGACTTTTCCGGGGTGTATGTTCTGGACGAGGCGCTTGAGATAAACCTGGCGAGCACCGAGCAGAGCGGCACTTGCGAGCACGAGGGTGTCCCCTAAAAGATGTTGAAGTTCGCCGAGTGATAAGCTTTCGGCAAAGATGAGTATTACGCCGAGAAAAGACAATACCATGCCGATCATTTTGCGCGTGCTGATTTTGTCACCCGGTATAAAGATGTGCGCAAACGAGGCGGTGAAGAAGGGATAGGCAGAGATAAAGATGGTCGAGCGGCTGGCGAGGGTGTAATCGGTTCCCGCATTGAGCAGGTAGATCTGCGCGAGAAAAATAAAAATGAGGCCGACAATGCCTAGTCTCTCGTTGGATTTGAGTTTCAGGTCGATCTTCAGGGGGCGCGTCCAAATATAGACGACGAGTCCGCCGAGCAAGAAACGCATGCCGGCCAGGCAAAGCGGTGGAATACCAGAAAGCCCGAGTTTGATGGATACGGAATTGCCACCCCAGAGGATTGCCGTCAAGAGGTTGAGCAGGGCGGCGCGGGTGTTGAGGCGTTCATTTTCTACGTTCACGATCCGTCTCCGGAACGCAGATAGGCGCGAATGAATACCAGAAGCAGGGGGAGACCGAGCCAGAGAGGCTGCACAATTGCCGCGAATGTGCCGATTACGCCTATCAGTCCCGAGATGATGAGTCCGCGGCAGACTGTGATGCGCGTGGCAGAAGAGGACAGGATAGCGATTGTGCGACCGGGTAGTCCTCCGGGTTGCTCAAGGGCGTAATATCCGATGAGGGCGACTGCCCAGGATAACAGGCCGAGGTGCATGCTGGATGCCGATGATAAAAGGTTCAGGTCTATGCCGAGGTCGCGCAGGTGCGCGTGCAGGCATACGAGGAATGCACCGTCGCGCAGAGGCCGAAGCAAGCCCACTTCGTCGAGTTGGGCACTGCGCCTACGCTCTGCAAATGCGATGAGCCGAAAAAATGCGTAGAGTACGACAATGGCGATGGGATACTTAAAGACCACATAGGGAATTACGTAGGACAAGTGGTCGTAAGCGAGTATCGCTGTACTTCCCGCGATTAGAAAGGCTATGAGTGGTACGGCGTTTTGTTTTAAAGTTTTCATAGGTGAGAAGTGATTATATTGTGTTGTGTTGCTGTTGTCAAGGATGGAGGTTGCGTTTTGAAACGGTGGATGCTGTGTTTTGTATGGGGTATGATATTTTTTCAGGCCCCGGTTGTGGATGCGCGGGATTTTTTGAAAGAGATTGAGGCGCATTATAGCGAGGGCAAAATTGACGATGCCCTCGAGGTGGCGCGCGCTTTTGCCGAGGCACATGCCGATAGTGTGGGAGCGCACGGTTTTTTGGGTACGCTTTACGCAGAGGCCGGGCAATTGGACGCTGCGGTGGCCGCTTTTCAAAAGGTAGTGGAGATAAAACCGGGTTCTGTTCGCGGATATCGCGATCTGGCGCTGGTGTTTGCTCGGCAGGGCAAAATTTCTCAGGCTCTTTCTGCACTGGATCGAGGTATTGGGCAAAGCGATGAACCCGCTTTGCTTCTGGCAGAACGCGCATCTCTCAATAGCGATCTGGGCAAGCCCAGAGAAGCTATCGCCGATTTTGAAGCGGCACTCAAACGCCGTTCCGATTTTATCGAGGCGTATCAATCTCTGGCGCTGACCCATATTGCGGTTGGCGATACACTCAGTGCTATCGCCGTTATGGACCGCGGCCTTGCTGCCAATCCGGACAATGTGATGTTGATGGTCAATCGGGGCGGGGTTTTTCACGCGCTGGGGATGACGCAGCAGGCATTTTCGGCATATCGACAGGCTGTTGAGGCTGCGCCAGAAGATCCGTCGGTGTATCGCGCACTCGGTTTTATGAGTGCAGAAGTGGATTCTTTGGATATTGCACAGACAGCCTGGGAAAAGGTACGCGATCTCGCTCCGGATGATCTCGAGGTGCGCGATGCACTTGCCCAGTTGTACGCAGCCAGGGGTAATTTTGACGCCAGTATTGGCGAGATGCTGGGCATTTTGGAACGCGCACCCGATGGCAATTTGGTGCGATTTCGACTGGCAGAAGTCTATGTGGCTAAGGGCAATATTGCACAGGGCAAGACTGAACTGTTGACCTGTATCTCGCGCGCGCCCAGGTGGATTGCGCCCTATAAGCGGTTGGCATTGCTGTATTTGGGCGAAGAGAAGGTCGATTCTGCAGGTGTGATTTACGAGAAGGCATTGGCGATTGATCCCAAAGATGCCGAGATTCACAACAATCTGGGGTTTATTTATTCGGCTCGGGGAGATTTTGACAAGGCGCGAAGAGCGTATGAAACGGCAATGGCCGAAAGCAAGGATGCCAGTACGTTGCGCGATGCACAGGGGAATCTGGATATTATTAAGTCGATTCAGGCGGGTAAGATGCGGGTGCGGCATATTCTGGTGAAGACGGAAATTGAGGCTCAGGAAATTTTGAACAAGCTCAAAGCCGGAGAAGATTTTGCCGCTTTGGCGAGGAGTTATTCTATTGATCCTTCAAAAGAAAATGGCGGAAGTACGGGATTTTTCTCTAAGGGCGATTTGCATCCGGATTTTGAAGCCGCAGTGATGAAGCTCAAACCCAATGAAGTCAGTGGGGTTGTCAAAACCCCTCTGGGCTATCACGTGATTATGCGGGTTAATTGACGGTGTTCTATAAGACACTATTGACGAACGGCGGCGCATTTTGGTCGCCGTTTCTTTTGGGATAGATAGCAAATGAAAACTGCGCGCAGGGTGATGTTGTGGGGCATTGGGTTAACGCTGCTGGCGGTGTTGATTTACGAGGTTGGGATTATCGCCGCCTGGACGCAAGTGCGGCAGATGGGGTGGGGCTATGTACCTGTTTTGCTCATTGCATTGGGCTGGCATGTGAGCAATACGTGGGCATGGGCGATGTGTTTTAATGGCGAGCGTCCGCATTTTTGGTCACTTTTTTGCACAAAGTTATCGGGAGAAGCTATTGGCAATGTCACACCGGCTTCCCATGTGGGTGGTGAGGTGGCCAAAGCGTATATGTTGCGCGACCGGGTTTCTGTGACGCAGGGTGTACCCTCTCTGGTGATCAATAAGACGGTTGAACTGGTGAGTGGCCTGGTCTTCGCGCTGGTTGGCACGGGGTTGGCCGTGGGCATGTTTCCGCTTTCAGTAGAGGTGCAGATTGGATTGGGGGTTGCCCTGGTGTTGGGTACGGTTGGAATTGTGGCGGCTTATGTGTCTCAGCGCCAACGGGCTTCTGTATGGTTGCTGGATGTTTTAAAGAAGTTGCGTCTCTCTTTTTTGGAGTCGAGGCGCGA contains:
- a CDS encoding tetratricopeptide repeat protein, translated to MKRWMLCFVWGMIFFQAPVVDARDFLKEIEAHYSEGKIDDALEVARAFAEAHADSVGAHGFLGTLYAEAGQLDAAVAAFQKVVEIKPGSVRGYRDLALVFARQGKISQALSALDRGIGQSDEPALLLAERASLNSDLGKPREAIADFEAALKRRSDFIEAYQSLALTHIAVGDTLSAIAVMDRGLAANPDNVMLMVNRGGVFHALGMTQQAFSAYRQAVEAAPEDPSVYRALGFMSAEVDSLDIAQTAWEKVRDLAPDDLEVRDALAQLYAARGNFDASIGEMLGILERAPDGNLVRFRLAEVYVAKGNIAQGKTELLTCISRAPRWIAPYKRLALLYLGEEKVDSAGVIYEKALAIDPKDAEIHNNLGFIYSARGDFDKARRAYETAMAESKDASTLRDAQGNLDIIKSIQAGKMRVRHILVKTEIEAQEILNKLKAGEDFAALARSYSIDPSKENGGSTGFFSKGDLHPDFEAAVMKLKPNEVSGVVKTPLGYHVIMRVN
- a CDS encoding DMT family transporter gives rise to the protein MNVENERLNTRAALLNLLTAILWGGNSVSIKLGLSGIPPLCLAGMRFLLGGLVVYIWTRPLKIDLKLKSNERLGIVGLIFIFLAQIYLLNAGTDYTLASRSTIFISAYPFFTASFAHIFIPGDKISTRKMIGMVLSFLGVILIFAESLSLGELQHLLGDTLVLASAALLGARQVYLKRLVQNIHPGKVLIWQSAPSVPIFFLLSALFETQTIQLDIRVLSAVLYQGLVVAGFCFILLTSLLKRYSASRLSVFGFITPIVGVVVSNLLLGDPISPAILLSLALVGIGITIVNTSQ
- a CDS encoding flippase-like domain-containing protein, whose protein sequence is MKTARRVMLWGIGLTLLAVLIYEVGIIAAWTQVRQMGWGYVPVLLIALGWHVSNTWAWAMCFNGERPHFWSLFCTKLSGEAIGNVTPASHVGGEVAKAYMLRDRVSVTQGVPSLVINKTVELVSGLVFALVGTGLAVGMFPLSVEVQIGLGVALVLGTVGIVAAYVSQRQRASVWLLDVLKKLRLSFLESRREKFEEVDRTIAAFYRQNRLGFWLCMALHMLSWVLGIFEVYAILSLLGQPQSFLTAFLLTSLSLIINTAFFFIPSGVGVFESGHVFLFQLLGLTPELGLGVALIRRIRKIFWVFFGFVLMAVRR
- the iolD gene encoding 3D-(3,5/4)-trihydroxycyclohexane-1,2-dione acylhydrolase (decyclizing) → MGKTRRLTMAQAIVQFLKAQYVSRDGVEQPFFAGMSGIFGHGNVAGIGQALHEYCDEFRYYQTRNEQAMVHTAAAYAKMKNRLGTLACTTSIGPGATNMVTGAATATINRLPVLLLPGDIFARRNVAPVLQQLESNASQDISVNDCFKPVSRYWDRLNRADQAVLALPEAMRVLTSPVETGAVTLCCPQDTQTEAFDYPEALFERRVWVVPRNRPDRDLVSKAAAWIRESVQPVVIAGGGVLYSEATDALAAFVEQTGIPVGETQAGKGSLNYDHANNLGAVGVTGTPGANIVVREADLVIAIGTRLSDFTTASKTAFQNPNVKFIAINVAEFDAAKHGALPLVGDARVVLEELTEAVQGYRVSGDLTQRVVAFREAWEAEVDRIYNLGHRPVLSQGEVIGAVNEGSAPEDVMICAAGSMPGDLHKLWRTRNPKGYHLEYGYSCMGYEIAGGLGIKMADPSREVYVMVGDGSYLMMAQEIATAVQEGIKLNIVLLDNHGFASIGGLSDAVGAHEFGTEYRMRDERTGQLDGENVPTDLATNAESLGAYVLRPEGKEGLMKAIAEARTIDRTTVIAVEVDREVRVPGYESWWDVPVAEVSTVEEVQKAREEFEVMVKKERYFL
- a CDS encoding sulfatase, coding for MDMSIRKVFFMSEKFSFRPVRKPNVIWVFGDQHRAHALSYRGDPNVFTPNIDNLAREGMRFDCAVSGAPWCSPFRGALMTGTYPHQNGVTQTPSPLDPAIPTIAMPFNDAGYHTAYVGKWHLDGSNARENCVPPERRGNFQYWMGYENNNNQNECYVYGSEGETPRRLDGYETDSLTTLFLDHLADHVGGEEDYQPFFAVLSVQPPHNPFVPPTNPERGAPRIHPSDIQLRRNVPVVPRIRERATLDHAGYYAMVENLDYNVGRIRMALKDMGVDRETYVIFFSDHGDMLWSHAQTGKSSPWEESIRIPFIIGKVGGGANMNTGSTDAVINHVDIAPTTLGLCGIPVPEGMVGHDYSGHCISSNAAEFKGKPDRGSEPDSAYLQQIPRKMHSHTVNKAWRAVVMRDGWKYACTPSNDWLLFNTADDPYEQANYVYNRAFQKEKERCHERLAQWIEDTGDDFELPDIRLE